Genomic segment of Methanobrevibacter sp.:
CAATAATGATGAAAAGGACATATATTCCGTGTATCTTTTGGAAATTAACTCAAGATTCACAACTCCTTATGTGGGTTTGGCAAAGATTACAAACTTTAACATTGCCAAAAGCATAATAGATGTGATTGACGGTAAAACAACAATTGATGATTTGGATATTTCTCTAGATGGTGAGGTTGAATTTAAAAAATCTGGAGAATCATTGGAAATTAGGAGAATATAATTATGAAAATAGCTGGTTTTGACATTGGCGGTGCTAATACAGATTTGGCAATAATTGACTTTAATGATGGTGAAATAAAAAACATTGAAGTTGATTTTGCATACCTTCCAATGTGGAGCAATAATGATGACTTATCAACAGTTTTAATTGAATTGATTGAAAATATCTGTCCTGTATCAGAAATTGATGCTGTGGGAATATCAATGACTGCAGAGCTGGTTGATGCATATGACACCAAAAAGGATGGTGTATTGGATGTTGTAAAAAAATGTGAAGAAACATTCACATGTCCAATTGCTTATGTCGGAGTGGATGGAATGCTTTCAAAAGCAGAAATTGAAAAAACTCCACTTAAGGCAGCAGCTGCCAACTGGATTGCAACCGCTCAAATTGCCACATTGATATCAGACAACTGCATTTTCATAGATACTGGAAGTACTACTACTGACATCATACCAATTAAGGACGGTAAGGAATGTGCAATCGGAAAATCAGACTTTGACAGATCCGCTACCGGAGAGCTGGTATATACTGGTACATTAAGAACCAATCTTGCAAGTTTTCTGGATAAGGTTGAGTTAAATGGCAGGCAGTATCGTGTAGCTAGTGAATTATTTGCACAAACCGCTGACGTTTACATGGTCTTGGACTTAATCACCGAAAAGGATTATATCTGCGATACCTTTGACGGTGAAGGCAAATCCAAAGTTGATTGTGCAAGAAGAATC
This window contains:
- a CDS encoding hydantoinase/oxoprolinase family protein — encoded protein: MKIAGFDIGGANTDLAIIDFNDGEIKNIEVDFAYLPMWSNNDDLSTVLIELIENICPVSEIDAVGISMTAELVDAYDTKKDGVLDVVKKCEETFTCPIAYVGVDGMLSKAEIEKTPLKAAAANWIATAQIATLISDNCIFIDTGSTTTDIIPIKDGKECAIGKSDFDRSATGELVYTGTLRTNLASFLDKVELNGRQYRVASELFAQTADVYMVLDLITEKDYICDTFDGEGKSKVDCARRIARVVCADLEMLSMDDIVEMSEFIHQKQVEQIADGLKQVVETQNLDLIVTTGLGKDILDKKAAELLGLEVKSMGDILSDDECTVAPAVGTAVMMEKYLN